Proteins from a genomic interval of Quercus robur chromosome 9, dhQueRobu3.1, whole genome shotgun sequence:
- the LOC126700324 gene encoding GTP-binding protein YPTM2-like, giving the protein MNPEYDYLFKLLLIGDSGVGKSCLLLRFADDSYLDSYISTIGVDFKIRTVEQDGKTIKLQIWDTAGQERFRTITSSYYRGAHGIIIVYDVTDQESFNNVKQWLSEIDRYASENVNKLLVGNKSDLTANKVVSYETAKAFADEIGIPFMETSAKSATNVEQAFMAMAADIKTRMASQPMNNVRPPTVQIRGQPVNQKSGCCSS; this is encoded by the exons ATGAATCCTGAATA TGACTATTTGTTCAAGCTTTTGCTGATTGGAGATTCTGGTGTTGGCAAATCATGTCTTCTTCTGAGATTTGCT GATGATTCATATCTGGACAGTTACATTAGCACAATTGGAGTTGACTTT AAAATACGCACTGTGGAGCAAGATGGAAAGACCATAAAACTTCAGATC TGGGATACTGCAGGACAAGAGCGTTTCAGGACAATCACTAGTAGCTATTACCGTGGAGCACATGGCATTAtt ATAGTTTATGATGTGACAGACCAAGAGAGCTTTAACAATGTTAAGCAATGGTTGAGTGAAATTGACCGATATGCTAGTGAGAATGTAAACAAGCTTCTGGTTGGAAACAAGTCTGACCTCACTGCTAACAAAGTTGTGTCTTATGAAACGGCAAAG GCGTTCGCCGATGAAATTGGCATTCCATTTATGGAGACGAGTGCCAAAAGTGCTACTAATGTGGAGCAGGCTTTTATGGCCATGGCTGCTGACATCAAGACTCG TATGGCAAGTCAACCAATGAACAATGTAAGGCCACCAACAGTGCAGATACGAGGACAACCGGTTAATCAGAAATCTGGCTGCTGCTCTTCTTAG
- the LOC126699404 gene encoding probable transcription factor At5g61620, with translation MVRESARKCSHCGVNGHNSRTCNNNNNNNIANGNNSVKIFGVYLPKIVDDSMKKSFSTGNLSSKKINDDEANTGYLSDGIVQRKAVDRERKKGTPWTEEEHVVFLAGLKKLGKGDWRGISKKFVTTRSPSQVASHAQKYFLRQAAIDKKKRRPSVFDLSLNEYEITPEDSPVSQTKKSDGERSSEATAAVQNVNRFPHVCIDIPPSAQMSPLISGAPNYSWCPSMVGMPGNEQFIPTVNFARQSFPSYSWLPGTQRNFGTCAPVMTHPSGIPSPKSFPHSLSH, from the exons ATGGTGAGAGAATCTGCAAGAAAGTGCTCCCATTGTGGGGTCAATGGGCACAACTCTAGGACgtgcaataataataataataataatattgccAATGGCAATAATAGCGTGAAGATTTTTGGTGTGTATTTGCCAAAAATTGTTGATGATTCTATGAAAAAGAGTTTTAGCACGGGAAATCTGAGCTCCAAAAAGATCAATGATGATGAAGCTAATACTGGGTATCTCTCCGATGGTATTGTTCAACGCAAGGCTGTTGATCGTGAGAGAAAGAAGG GGACGCCATGGACTGAGGAGGAGCACGTTGTATTTCTAGCAGGTTTGAAGAAGCTTGGGAAAGGTGATTGGAGAGGAATTTCAAAGAAGTTTGTGACCACCAGGTCCCCATCTCAGGTTGCTAGTCATGCACAGAAATATTTTCTGAGACAGGCTGCAATTGATAAGAAGAAACGTAGACCAAGTGTGTTCGACTTGTCTCTGAATGAATAT GAAATAACTCCTGAGGATTCCCCAGTTtcacaaacaaagaaaagtgaTGGTGAAAGGTCATCAGAG GCTACTGCTGCAGTTCAGAATGTGAATCGATTCCCGCATGTCTGTATCGATATTCCACCATCTGCTCAAATGTCACCCCTAATCTCTGGTGCTCCAAATTACTCTTGGTGTCCATCCATG GTGGGAATGCCTGGCAATGAACAGTTCATCCCAACAGTGAATTTTGCTAGACAAAGTTTTCCATCCTATTCTTGGCTGCCTGGAACCCAGAGGAATTTTGGTACTTGTGCTCCTGTTATGACCCATCCATCTGGTATTCCTTCACCAAAGTCTTTCCCTCACAGTCTATCGCATTAA
- the LOC126700926 gene encoding uncharacterized protein LOC126700926, giving the protein MQDLINMLGQQVQRLELFEVVAWFIWSHKNRLRLNKKGLPSENFFEAAKTYLSNYQAKRSMSRMKQPKENTKWQPPMEGIYKTNYDGAVFIESGEAGIGVIVRDARGEVITTLAEKILYPGSVEVLEALAARRATKFAVELGLSSSILEGDSEVVYRALQASNWRHSSIGEILKDTVSMVGSLRTFSFSHTRRQGNNAAHALAKRAIVSFPLLVWMEHVSPNVSPFVISNLSFDE; this is encoded by the coding sequence ATGCAAGACTTGATTAATATGCTTGGACAGCAGGTTCAGAGGTTGGAGTTGTTCGAAGTGGTGGCATGGTTCATATGGAGTCACAAGAATAGATTGAGATTAAACAAGAAGGGTTTGCCAAGTGAAAATTTTTTCGAAGCTGCAAAAACTTACCTCTCGAACTATCAAGCTAAACGTTCGATGTCCAGAATGAAGCAACCTAAGGAAAACACAAAATGGCAACCCCCAATGGAAGGAATTTATAAGACGAACTATGATGGGGCTGTTTTTATCGAGTCAGGGGAAGCGGGGATTGGAGTTATTGTAAGAGATGCAAGGGGGGAGGTGATCACTACCTTAGCTGAAAAAATATTATACCCGGGTTCAGTGGAAGTGTTGGAGGCTTTAGCTGCACGAAGAGCAACAAAATTTGCTGTGGAGTTGGGATTATCTTCCTCAATACTAGAAGGCGACTCTGAGGTGGTTTACAGGGCGTTGCAAGCTTCAAATTGGCGTCACTCATCCATTGGTGAAATTCTAAAAGACACAGTGTCTATGGTAGGTTCACTtagaaccttttctttttctcacacTAGGCGGCAGGGCAATAACGCAGCTCATGCTTTGGCCAAGAGAGCAattgtttcttttcctttattagtCTGGATGGAGCATGTTTCACCAAACGTTAGTCCATTTGTAATTTCTAATTTGTCATTTGATGAATAA